A window from Montipora capricornis isolate CH-2021 chromosome 7, ASM3666992v2, whole genome shotgun sequence encodes these proteins:
- the LOC138056520 gene encoding uncharacterized protein, translating to MESWEHVVRGTRQWLVSLNNPEAKDLLEVHLERVELLIRVTGKMKNDNEQYTDTFVHVGNSLLRVIFLKGSKHALSNTVNKMDYDKRIPEILQPNVKEIKSYLKSLEGNLEKLETRVKNLNEEIDKTESRNFKITEKEDKKLKMMLVDMESDIEMAEVDEEESSKALESFTSDIKSYEEKMKNRAFGNIGLGTILGGVAGAVCTVFAPPIGLLALGGAAAVGGGVGGGVTAYFTYSSCALVFGASVAVLVVGGVLYVEWKRWKATKNLCDKLCSIICDHKNRVNEMRAYITI from the exons ATGGAGTCATGGGAGCATGTGGTAAGAGGTACAAGACAGTGGCTGGTTTCTCTCAATAATCCAGAGGCTAAAGACCTGCTGGAAGTTCATTTGGAAAGAGTGGAACTTCTTATCCGAGTTActggaaaaatgaaaaacgatAACGAGCAGTACACCGATACCTTTGTACATGTAGGTAACAGCCTGTTACGCGTCATTTTCCTGAAAGGCAGCAAACATGCCCTTTCTAATACAGTTAACAAGATGGATTACGACAAACGTATCCCCGAGATATTGCAACCAAACGTCAAGGAAATAAAAAGCTATCTCAAATCGTTGGAGGGAAACCTTGAAAAACTGGAGACTAGGGTGAAGAATCTCAATGAAGAG ATTGACAAAACCGAAAGCCggaatttcaaaatcactgaaaaagaagataaaaagttgaaaatgatGTTGGTGGATATGGAAAGTGATATAGAGATGGCTGAAGTAGATGAAGAAGAATCGAGTAAAGCCCTGGAGTCATTCACCTCTGACATTAAATCCTacgaagagaaaatgaaaaacagagcttTTGGGAACATTGGTCTTGGTACTATTCTTGGCGGAGTGGCTGGAGCAG TTTGCACCGTCTTCGCTCCTCCAATCGGCTTGTTGGCACTGGGAGGTGCTGCTGCTGTAGGCGGAGGAGTCGGCGGAGGAGTGACAGCATATTTTACGTATTCTTCCTGTG CCCTGGTATTTGGGGCTTCAGTTGCCGTTCTTGTTGTTGGTGGTGTCCTGTACGTGGAGTGGAAAAGATGGAAGGCCACTAAAAACCTGTGTGACAAACTTTGCTCAATCATTTGTGATCATAAAAATAGAGTAAATGAAATGCGTGCATACATTACAATTTAA